The sequence below is a genomic window from Ipomoea triloba cultivar NCNSP0323 chromosome 2, ASM357664v1.
GATTGGTCGCCGTCGCCATCGACAAAGACAAACCAAGCCAATATGCCATCAAATGGGCGACCGAAAATATAGTGTCTAAAGGCCAAACTGTCGTCCTCGTCCACGTTGCCACCAATCAAACCCCGTCCCTCAGCAAACAACAAcaggaaaaacaaaataaagactTGTTCCTCACTTTCCATTGCTTCTGCACACGCAAGgaagtaagttttttttttttaggtttccGTATCTTCCTGGCCTTCACGAATTCAATTACATCGATCTGTGTTTAATCTTCGTGTGTGGCCAACAGATACATTGCCTCGACATTGTAATCGACGGCCCCGATGTAGCCAAGGCGTTATTGGATTACGTCTCCAAATCCGCAATCGAGAATCTGGTTCTTGGTTCATCCCGCCACACCTTTCTCAAGTTAATAACTCCAGGATCATATCATATCTTCTCATCTTTAAATGCTTTCTTAATTTTCTATGATTTATAATGCCCTACCTTGTGGGATTTTGTGGTTGCAGAAGATTGAAGGTGACGGATATCCCAACGTTAGTTTCAAAAGGGGCGCCGGATTTCTGCACTGTTTATGTAATTTCGAAATCGAAAATTTCCTCCGTGAGAAATGCGACTCGTCCGGCCCCTTTTGCTTCGCCTCTTTGCTCCCAAATACAGCAGATACAAGAGCAGTCTCATAGCAGTCCTGTCATGGCCGATATTCGCACCAAAACTTCTCCCAGTTTACGAGGTTAGTTTTCAAAACATTAGCCGGTTGtaaaaaggtgtttggtaaattagctgatacCTGATGCATTGATTTCACACGTTTTCATCTGCATTAATTTGCAGGGTTTGATGAAAAGCATGTGAGGTCTTTCAAGTTAGAGGAGAGCGAATCAGTTAGGTAAATACAATACCAGAAAATTTGTGGTGTTAATTACTTGTTgacaaaaatactaaaatgGAATTGAATGCCGCAGGCCATCATGCCCATCATTTGAAAGAGTTACGAGAGGCATTCCCAGGAGGATGCTTGGGGAGATGACGGAAACAGATATCGATCTGTCATTTGTGAGCTCCGGCAGGCCAAGCAGTGATCGGATGTCGTCTATTGCCAATCTCAATGATATGGTGGAATCTGGACGAACTCCACGCCTATCATCAAGCTCAGATGGTAGCTTTGGCTCTGGGCTCAATTCCTTCACTGATTTTTCCTCCTCGTCTCTGGATAATGTAAGACCCCATTACAATTtaggttatttcgctcaaaacaataaggatgttgttttgagtgaaataatccaaacaatagttaattggcgGACTAGGCAGCCTAATCGGTGCGAGGTCTAGTCAGCGCCTATGcggcttaggcggcctaggcgatTACCTAGCCGActagccgcctagaccaccaggTAATACACTAGGCGGTCCATCGGTGCATAACGCCTAGGCAGGGATTAATTGGCGTTTAggtgggatttttgcaacactgatgtTAATTAACTGGCGCTGCAGCCAGTACAGGATGAAGGGGATGCTGAAATGAGAAGGCTGAAGCTAGAGTTGCAGAAGACCATGGATTTGTACAGCACTGCCTGCAAAGAGGCACTCACTGCTAAGCAAAAGGTATATATGCTGCAGATTGAATATTCTCATAGGAAATCACGAAACCACTGATTCAATTCCTTTATGCAGACAGCAGAGCTCCAACGGTGGAGGGTTGAAGAGGAAAGAAGGATAAAAGAGGAATCTAAGAGCAGTGGGGCTGAAAACGAACACAATAATAGCAGGTCACTGCCTGTAAGATATAGAAGATACACTATTGATGAAATTGAAGTAGCCACAGAATATTTCTCAGAAGCTCGCAAGATTGGGGAAGGAGGATATGGCCCCGTGTTTAAATGCTATCTTGATCATACTGTGGTTGCTGTTAAGGTCTTGCGCCCTGATGCTGCCCAAGGAAGGGAACAGTTTCAGCAagaggtatgtatgtattttatgaTCATCttttatgtataaataaataagctaaAGACTAAAGTTGGATTGATTTAATTTGATGTTGCCTGTGACATATATAGGTTGAGATACTAAGTTGCATGAGACATCCTAACATGGTACTGCTTCTTGGAGCCTGCCCGGAGTATGGCTGTCTGGTGTATGAATATATGGGTAATGGCAGCGTGGAAGACCGGCTGATGAGACGAGGAAACAAGCCTGCACTCTCATGGCAAGTGAGGTTTAGGATTGCAGCAGAGATTGGTACTGGCCTCTTGTTTCTGCACCAGAACAAACCGGAGCCAATAGTGCATCGCGATCTCAAACCAGCCAACGTTCTGTTAGATCAGTACTATGTGAGCAAGATTAGCGATGTTGGGTTATCGAGGCTGGTGCCACCAACAGTATCTGAAGGTGTAACGCAGTTGCGAATGACCTCAGCAGCTGGAACCTTCTGCTACATAGATCCCGAGTACCAACAGACCGGAATGCTTGGGGTAAAGTCCGATGTTTATTCCTTTGGCATCGTGCTTCTCCAGTTGCTGACAGCCAAGGCAGCAATGGGCATATCTCACCACGTTGGTCGTGCCATCGATAAGGGAGTATTCACAGAGATGCTAGACCCTGTTGTTCCTGACTGGCCTGTTGAAGAGGCCCTGACCATGGCAAAATTAGCCCTCCAATGTTCAGAGTTGAGAAGAAAAGACAGACCTGACTTGGGCAAAGAAGTCTTGCCACAACTTGATAGATTGAGAGCTTTAGCAGATGAAAGTATCAGTCATTTCTTGGTTGGTGGTGGTGCAGTTTCCTCCCCCTGTCATAGTCAGGCTTCTGCAACACAAGTAAGTCACTTTCTTTGCCAATCTGCAATAAATCTCGAAAACGTTTTTGAAAAAAAGTAATGCTCTTCAAATGCTGTAATGTGCAGGAAGTATTAAGTAACTCACAAGTACACTCAGAAGTCAATAACCCATCAAGCTCTTCAATGTCAACAGGAGGCCTATCAGGTCTATTTCAAGAAACTCACTGtcttaaatatatgtataacaTTTTGCTTTCCTTGTGCTCATTAGTTCTGCTCTCAATTTCCAGGTCCTGCTTT
It includes:
- the LOC116011433 gene encoding U-box domain-containing protein 35-like: MSWLSNSNSKVGSPSARRSGGNGLVAVAIDKDKPSQYAIKWATENIVSKGQTVVLVHVATNQTPSLSKQQQEKQNKDLFLTFHCFCTRKEIHCLDIVIDGPDVAKALLDYVSKSAIENLVLGSSRHTFLKRLKVTDIPTLVSKGAPDFCTVYVISKSKISSVRNATRPAPFASPLCSQIQQIQEQSHSSPVMADIRTKTSPSLRGFDEKHVRSFKLEESESVRPSCPSFERVTRGIPRRMLGEMTETDIDLSFVSSGRPSSDRMSSIANLNDMVESGRTPRLSSSSDGSFGSGLNSFTDFSSSSLDNPVQDEGDAEMRRLKLELQKTMDLYSTACKEALTAKQKTAELQRWRVEEERRIKEESKSSGAENEHNNSRSLPVRYRRYTIDEIEVATEYFSEARKIGEGGYGPVFKCYLDHTVVAVKVLRPDAAQGREQFQQEVEILSCMRHPNMVLLLGACPEYGCLVYEYMGNGSVEDRLMRRGNKPALSWQVRFRIAAEIGTGLLFLHQNKPEPIVHRDLKPANVLLDQYYVSKISDVGLSRLVPPTVSEGVTQLRMTSAAGTFCYIDPEYQQTGMLGVKSDVYSFGIVLLQLLTAKAAMGISHHVGRAIDKGVFTEMLDPVVPDWPVEEALTMAKLALQCSELRRKDRPDLGKEVLPQLDRLRALADESISHFLVGGGAVSSPCHSQASATQEVLSNSQVHSEVNNPSSSSMSTGGLSGPAL